The Candidatus Krumholzibacteriota bacterium genome segment GGTCATATCCGGTTTCGAACCTGTCGATATTCTGCACGGGATACTCGAACTCGCGCGCCAGGTGTCCGCCGGGCCTCCCTATACGATCGAGAACCTGTACAGGAGAGTCGTAAGGGAAGATGGCAATACCAGGGCGAGCAGGATGATCTATGAAGTCTTTCAAAAAGCCGATTCAAGATGGAGGGGGATCGGCACGATACCCGGTTCGGGACTTGAATTGAAAAAAGAGTACGCTTCGATCGACGCCGTTCAAAGACACAGGCTTCAATACGACGAAAATTCGATAGATGTTCCTGAAGGGTGCATCTGCCACAAGGTGATCCTCGGGGAAGCTGAATCAGAAGATTGCCCGTTGTTTGGAAGCCGATGCACTCCGCGCAGCCCGGTCGGTCCATGCATGGTCTCGAGCGAAGGCACCTGCAGGGCAAGGTATCAGTACCGTACGGTGCCTACCTGACAAGAATTCAGTTGACTGGTCGATATTCCTTAATTTACCTTGGCTTTCAGGGCGAGGTTGAATAAAAACCATATTGATTATGTATTTAATATGAACTCGCCATCGGGTTTAATTCGTGATAAGGGAAAAGGAAGGTGATGGATATGAAAGTGATGGTCGGCGGGAACAGTTATAACCTGTCGGGCGGTGGTATGAAGAATATCATCGGCGGAGTCATTGTCCTGATCATCCTGGTATCAGGGCTCTACTCTGTCGGAGCTGATGAAGTCGGTGTCATCCTGCGTTTCGGGAAATACGTAAGATCGACTGATCCAGGTCTTCACATCAAGATACCGTTTGGTATAGAGAGTGTCGACAAGGTAAAGGTCAAGAAAGTATTCAAGCAGGAATTCGGTTTCAGGACGATTAAAGCTGGTATCAAGACGCAATACAGCAGCAAGAGTTATTATGAAGAATCGATCATTCTCACCGGCGACCTCAATGTCGCCGAAGTGGAATGGGTCGTTCAGTACAAGGTAAAGGATCCGTATAACTATCTCTTCAAGATCAAGGACCCTTCCGAGACCCTGAGAGCGATGTCCGAATCTGTTGTCAGGCGGGTCGTCGGAGACAGGGCAGTGACAGAGATCCTGACTCTTGGAAGGATCGATATCGCGAAGGATGTCGAGGTCGGACTCCAGGAGCTACTTGACCATTTTGAGTCGGGAATACAGATCGTCACTGTCCAGCTTCAGAATGTCAATCCTCCCGATCCGGTCCGCCCGGCTTTCAATGAGGTGAACAGGGCCAAGCAGGACAAGGAGACAATGATAAACGAGGCTTGGGAGGACTATAACAAGAGGATCCCGAGAGCCAGGGGTGAGGCGGAACAGATGATCGCCGAAGCTGAAGGATACGCGACGAAAAGAGTGAACCAGGCGCTCGGGGACGCTTCCCTCTTCAATCAGATATACAAGGAGTACAGGCTCGCGCCGGATGTGACACGCAGACGTCTCTACCTCGAGACGCTCGGAGAGATCCTGCCAAGGATGGAGGAGATCTACATCGTAGACGAGGATCAGAAATCGATCCTGCCACTTCTTGAAATTGGCAAAGATAGAAAGGGGGGTGATGGAAAATGAAAGGCAGAAAAATACTGTTTTTAGTGATTCTGGTCTTAATTTATGTCGTTGTGATCAATACGTTCTATATTCTGAATGAAGCGGAACAGGCTATCATCACCCAGTTTGGAAAACCTGTCGGAGGAAAGATAGACAAGGCGGGATTACACGTCAAGGCGCCTCTTATCCATACTCTTCATAAATTCGAGAAGAGGATCCTGATCTGGGACGGTTCGGCCGATCAGATCCCAACGGCTGACAAGAAATATATCTGGCTCGATACGACAGCGAGATGGCGCATCGTCGATCCATTACTGTTCTATCAGTCCGTCGGCAACGTCACCGGAGCCCTCGGCCGGATGGACGATATAATAGATTCCTCCTCAAGGGATGTCGTATCGAGTAACGCCCTTCTTGAAGTTGTAAGGAATTCGAACGACATCAGAAAGAAAAAAGCCGAGATAGCTTTAAAAGACAAGTCGATCGAAGACGAGATAGAGGTCGTTCTTGACGAGATAAGTATAGGAAGGGAACAGATAGCCAGGGAGATCCTTACCAAGTCTGTCGAACTTGTCGGCCGCTACGGGATCGAACTTCTCGATGTCCAGATAAAGCGATTGAACTATATAGAGGATGTCAGGAAGAAGGTCTACGAAAGGATGATCTCGGAAAGGCAGAGAGTTGCTTCGGGATACCGCTCCGAGGGAGAAGGCAAGAAAGCGGAGATCAACGGTAAGATGGAAAAAGAGCTTAACGGAATTCAGTCCGAGGCTTATAAAGTATCGCAGGAGATCCGCGGAAAGGCTGACGCGCAGTCAACGAAGATATACGCTGACGCTTACAGGCAGGATCCTGAGTTCTATTCTTTTCTTAAATCGCTCGAAGTATACAGAAATTCGATGGGGCAGAATACCAGGGCGATATTGACTACGGATAGCGATATATATCGATACATGAAGAAGATAAAGAGATAATCGGCCCGGTCGTGGATCGATTCGCGGAGGTTTCGCGCGGGTCCGCTCCTGATCCGGCTGGCAAAACAGTCAAAAAGCATGGTGAGGTCCCGATTTTACGGGAAAGGGGCTTCACCATGTGTTATATTGATCACTCGACCCCTGGTTTGACTTAGACGCTGACTCTGGAGTATGAGAATGATGGGGTATAAAAGTAAAAACTTCTTTCGATTCGCCGCCTTCCCGATGATCCTGGCTCTCTTGTCTATCTTTCCCGTTCAGGTAAGCGGATGGAATCACACGGAGATCGAGTGGAGAACACTCGAAACGGACCATTTTTCAATTCATTTTCACGAGGGAGAGGAATGGTCTGCCAGGGAGACGGCCAGGATTGCCGAGGAGATCCATGGCGCCCTGACGAAGTTCTATGGTTTCAGCCCGGGAAGGATACATATAAACCTCTATGACAAATGGGATAAATCAGCTGGAGCCACTTATTATTATCTTAACAGGATAGATATTGATGCTTCAGATTATGATTTCGCTTTGAGGGGAGCCGCCGACTGGCTCAGAAACGTCATTACCCACGAATACACGCACATGGTGACGATCCAGGCGGCAATGAAGATGCCTCTCTGGATGCCATCGATCTACCTGCAGGGTATAACGTTCGAAAAGGAAAAAAGACCCGATGTAATAAACGGATATCCCAATTTCCAGGGATCGCTGCCGTATGCCGGAGAGATCGTCCCAAACTGGCTTGCAGAGGGAGTAGCCCAATTCCAGTGTCCCTGCGCGAGAAACGATATATGGGATTCTCACAGGGATATGATACTCCGGATGGCCGTTCTTAACGACAGGCTCCTTACTCTCGACGAGATGGGAGTCTTCGGAAAAAATTCTTTCGACGCGGAAAAATTATATAACCAGGGGTATTCGCTTGTAAGGTTCATCAACGAAAGTTATGGAGCGGAAAAGCTCACTGAACTGGTGAAAGAGCATTCAGGGTTTCTGCGCCTTTCCTTTAATGGAGCGTGCCGGAAGGTGCTCGGCGTTGATGACAGCGAGCTTTATGCCGAGTGGGTACGAAAGATAACGAAGGAATATTCAGCGGTAAGGGACGAGGTCTCGGAAAACCGGATCGAGGGAGAGCGAGTAGCCCAGCACGGGTTCATGAATATCTTTCCTCTGTTCGCCGGGAAAGAGGGGGGATATTATTATCTGTCGAACAGGGGAAGGGATTACATGGGTGTGGACCTTGTCCATCAGGGAACTGACGGAAAATGCGATATCATCGCGAGGGACGTATCCTCGAAGCCGTCGCTGTCAAAGGACAGGAGACAGATCTGCTATTCAAAAAGGTCGGGCGATAACAAATATCAATACGAACTTAACGATATATTCATTACATACCTCGGGGCGGGCATTGAACGGCGGTTGACGAAGTCGGATCGAGTCGTAGACCCCGTATTCTCACCGGACGGGAAATCGATCGCCGCGATCTCTGGTAATGACGGATCGGAACATATAGTACTGATAGATGTAGTAGGCGGGAGCGTCAGACCTCTTTCGCGGAAAAGAACGGCTCAGCGGTATTACCGGCTTTCCTGGGGTGATGGCGGCATTCTGGCGACCCGTTTTCTCGGCGTCAGCAACGATATAGTGTTGATCGATCCCGAGACAGGGGATGAGACCGAGATCATCTCTACCGGAGCTGACGAACGCGACCCTGCCTGGGATCGGAGCGGCGCTGGATTCTTCTATTCGAGCGATAAGACAGGTATATTCAACATCTATTATAGAAGTCCCGCTGAGAATAAAGACCTTTATGTCACGAATGTACTTGGAGGCGCTTTCTCGCCCGATTCCGACGGAGATGATATCGTATTTTCCTCTTTCGGAACTGACGGATACGAGATCCGCCGGATCGACGGCTGGAGAAAGTCGGCGGCTCCGGCTTCAGCCTCTGAAGTATATGAGGATCTGATAACAGAAAGAGACACGTATATAAACAGAGCGAAATGCTCGCAGGGGCAAGTTACAGATTACGATTATTCCGATCTGGACAGAAGGTTGAAGGACGCTAAGAAATACAATGTGGATTATACGCCGGTGTATATATTCCCCCGGATAGTATGGTATGACGACCAGCTCCGTCTAGGGGTTGTCGCCGATACGAGGGATTACCTTGACAGGCAGGCAGTATATGGCGCAGCGTCGGTGAATAAAGACAAGGAATTCAATCTGCAGTTCGGTATCGAGTCGAGACAGTTCAAGCCGACTTTTTTTTTCAATTTCTACGCGGCAAGGAAATATTACAATTATTTCGAAGAGGCGAGTGGTGACGTTCAGGTGAGATATGATCTCTGGGACGCGTTCTTCGGATGCAGGCTCGAACTGGATCAGCCATCGGCGAGAGACAGGAAAGAGATCGTCCTGCAGTACAATCATGGCGAATACGGACTGAATATCAACGCGTGGGATATAGCCGACGTTGAACTGGGGTGGAATTATTACAAGGCTAACGAGTTTTCCGTATACCTGAACTACAGTGGAATCGGTTCAGGCATCAGTTCCGATATAAATCCGTCCTCAGGGAGAAGGTTCAGGCTGGAACTGACAAGAGCTTACGACAAGATGTCTTCAGGGTCGTTCGAGTATAATTTCAAACCGATCTATGACAAAAACGAATTCGGAAGATATACGCTTGTCTATGAAGAATTCATTCCCCTGCCGTACTGGTCTCACGTCCTGTCGCTGTTTATAAGGGGCGGCGCGATAGATGAGAGCAAAGTCGACGATTTCTTCAATCTTTTCATCGGAAGCAGGGACGGGATGAGAGGATATTCGTATTACAGCATGGGTGGCAGGAAAAACGCGATGGTCAGGGCTACTTACAGGTTCCCCGTCTGGAACAATATAAACCGGCAGGTGCTGACTACGTATTTCAGTTCGATCTACGCCGGAATCTTCGCCGAAGCAGGCAGGGCATGGGACGAGGACAGGTTTATGACGGAAGATTACAAGAGGGACGCGGGTTTCGAGCTGAGGTTGAAGGGATTTAATTTCTATAACTACCCTCTTGCCGCTTCACTGGAAGCGGCGTACGGAATAGACGAAATAATCTACGCTGATCCTTTCCGTCCCGATATCAGTATCTCGGAGGGGAGAGAGTGGAAGTTTTACGGTTCGGTATTTTTCGATTTCTAATGAAGAGATAGAGGATAATTGATGAAAGTCATTCTGGCCGGTCTGAATGTCGAATCGGATCTGATCAAGAAGGCGGAAACGGCGCTTGGCGCCGAGATGACACCCGAGGTCATTTCCGCCGCTTACGCGAGGATAAGCAGGGATCCGAGAAACGTCAATACGCTAAGAAGAGAGGCAAGAAAGGAAATAAGGAAAGCGCGCAGATCAAACGAGGCTATCGTTTTCGATATGGGGCATTCCTCGATAGCCGAACATGCCGTTATGAACTTTGACGTGATGGACATATCAAGGATCGCCGTGGAGGCGATAGAACATTTCCGACTGGCATCATATACTGAAAAATCGCAACGATATATCCGGCTCGGAAAAGATTTTGTCATCCCGAAGGAGATAGTGGAAGCAGGATTAAGGAGTGAATTTCTCAGCCTGGTCGAGAGCTTGAATTGGTACTACGAAGAACTTTTCTCGAAAATAGCCAGGTCCTCTTCAGGCAGTGGGACAGCGAAAGAAGACGCAAGGTATCTCATGCCGCTGGCAACGTCAGCGCAGCTTGGCAT includes the following:
- a CDS encoding PD40 domain-containing protein, with translation MMGYKSKNFFRFAAFPMILALLSIFPVQVSGWNHTEIEWRTLETDHFSIHFHEGEEWSARETARIAEEIHGALTKFYGFSPGRIHINLYDKWDKSAGATYYYLNRIDIDASDYDFALRGAADWLRNVITHEYTHMVTIQAAMKMPLWMPSIYLQGITFEKEKRPDVINGYPNFQGSLPYAGEIVPNWLAEGVAQFQCPCARNDIWDSHRDMILRMAVLNDRLLTLDEMGVFGKNSFDAEKLYNQGYSLVRFINESYGAEKLTELVKEHSGFLRLSFNGACRKVLGVDDSELYAEWVRKITKEYSAVRDEVSENRIEGERVAQHGFMNIFPLFAGKEGGYYYLSNRGRDYMGVDLVHQGTDGKCDIIARDVSSKPSLSKDRRQICYSKRSGDNKYQYELNDIFITYLGAGIERRLTKSDRVVDPVFSPDGKSIAAISGNDGSEHIVLIDVVGGSVRPLSRKRTAQRYYRLSWGDGGILATRFLGVSNDIVLIDPETGDETEIISTGADERDPAWDRSGAGFFYSSDKTGIFNIYYRSPAENKDLYVTNVLGGAFSPDSDGDDIVFSSFGTDGYEIRRIDGWRKSAAPASASEVYEDLITERDTYINRAKCSQGQVTDYDYSDLDRRLKDAKKYNVDYTPVYIFPRIVWYDDQLRLGVVADTRDYLDRQAVYGAASVNKDKEFNLQFGIESRQFKPTFFFNFYAARKYYNYFEEASGDVQVRYDLWDAFFGCRLELDQPSARDRKEIVLQYNHGEYGLNINAWDIADVELGWNYYKANEFSVYLNYSGIGSGISSDINPSSGRRFRLELTRAYDKMSSGSFEYNFKPIYDKNEFGRYTLVYEEFIPLPYWSHVLSLFIRGGAIDESKVDDFFNLFIGSRDGMRGYSYYSMGGRKNAMVRATYRFPVWNNINRQVLTTYFSSIYAGIFAEAGRAWDEDRFMTEDYKRDAGFELRLKGFNFYNYPLAASLEAAYGIDEIIYADPFRPDISISEGREWKFYGSVFFDF
- the hflC gene encoding protease modulator HflC, with the protein product MKGRKILFLVILVLIYVVVINTFYILNEAEQAIITQFGKPVGGKIDKAGLHVKAPLIHTLHKFEKRILIWDGSADQIPTADKKYIWLDTTARWRIVDPLLFYQSVGNVTGALGRMDDIIDSSSRDVVSSNALLEVVRNSNDIRKKKAEIALKDKSIEDEIEVVLDEISIGREQIAREILTKSVELVGRYGIELLDVQIKRLNYIEDVRKKVYERMISERQRVASGYRSEGEGKKAEINGKMEKELNGIQSEAYKVSQEIRGKADAQSTKIYADAYRQDPEFYSFLKSLEVYRNSMGQNTRAILTTDSDIYRYMKKIKR
- the hflK gene encoding FtsH protease activity modulator HflK — encoded protein: MDMKVMVGGNSYNLSGGGMKNIIGGVIVLIILVSGLYSVGADEVGVILRFGKYVRSTDPGLHIKIPFGIESVDKVKVKKVFKQEFGFRTIKAGIKTQYSSKSYYEESIILTGDLNVAEVEWVVQYKVKDPYNYLFKIKDPSETLRAMSESVVRRVVGDRAVTEILTLGRIDIAKDVEVGLQELLDHFESGIQIVTVQLQNVNPPDPVRPAFNEVNRAKQDKETMINEAWEDYNKRIPRARGEAEQMIAEAEGYATKRVNQALGDASLFNQIYKEYRLAPDVTRRRLYLETLGEILPRMEEIYIVDEDQKSILPLLEIGKDRKGGDGK